In Papaver somniferum cultivar HN1 chromosome 1, ASM357369v1, whole genome shotgun sequence, a genomic segment contains:
- the LOC113305261 gene encoding 5'-adenylylsulfate reductase 1, chloroplastic-like produces the protein MALAVSSSTPFTTSRSVPSQELIKVSQIGSYKPSDRGLNSLSTVNISSSSSRRRSLVKPVFAEPKRNDSVVPQAASTVINPEVASQKEETEDFEKLAKQLENASPLEIMDKALEKYGNDIAIAFSGAEDVVLIEYARLTGRPFRVFSLDTGRLNPETYQFFDAVEKQYDIRIEYMFPDALEVQGLVRTKGLFSFYEDGHQECCRVRKVRPLRRALKGLKAWITGQRKDQSPGTRSEIPVVQADPAFEGLDGGPGSLIKWNPVANVNGGDIWNFLRAMNVPVNSLHSQGYVSIGCEPCTRAVLPGQHEREGRWWWEDAKAKECGLHKGNIKQEEGVSAQSASDSVTKENDLFETESIVTLSRTGIENLTKLENRKEPWIVVLYAPWCQFCQGMEESYVQLGEKLKDSGVKVGKFRADGDQKEYAQKELQLGSLPTILFFPKHSSQPIKYPSEKRDVDSLMAFVNALR, from the exons ATGGCGCTAGCAGTTTCTTCTTCAACTCCCTTCACTACTTCTCGTTCAGTTCCTTCTCAAGAACTAATCAAAG TTTCACAAATTGGTTCATATAAACCATCGGATAGAGGATTAAACTCATTATCAACGGTTAATATATCGTCATCATCATCTCGTAGAAGAAGTTTAGTAAAACCAGTATTTGCTGAACCAAAGAGGAACGATTCGGTTGTTCCTCAAGCTGCTTCAACTGTAATTAATCCTG AGGTAGCATCACagaaagaagaaacagaagatttTGAGAAATTAGCTAAACAGCTTGAAAATGCATCTCCATTGGAAATTATGGATAAAGCTCTCGAGAAATATGGAAACGACATTGCTATTGCTTTCAG TGGTGCAGAAGatgttgtgttgattgagtatgcAAGATTAACTGGTCGACCATTTAGGGTGTTCAGCTTAGACACAGGAAGGCTAAACCCAGAGACTTATCAATTCTTTGATGCAGTGGAGAAACAATATGATATTCGAATTGAGTACATGTTCCCAGATGCATTAGAAGTGCAGGGTCTTGTTAGAACCAAAGGGCTTTTCTCCTTCTATGAAGATGGGCATCAAGAATGTTGCCGAGTGAGAAAGGTTAGGCCTTTAAGAAGGGCACTGAAGGGACTCAAAGCTTGGATCACAGGACAACGAAAAGATCAATCTCCAGGGACCAGGTCTGAAATTCCAGTAGTCCAGGCTGACCCAGCGTTTGAAGGCCTGGATGGAGGGCCAGGCAGCCTAATTAAGTGGAACCCTGTTGCTAATGTGAATGGTGGCGATATATGGAACTTTTTACGTGCCATGAATGTGCCAGTCAACTCGTTGCATTCACAGGGTTATGTGTCGATTGGGTGTGAGCCGTGCACAAGGGCGGTATTGCCAGGGCAACATGAAAGGGAAGGAAGGTGGTGGTGGGAAGATGCTAAGGCAAAGGAGTGTGGACTACACAAAGGAAACATCAAGCAAGAGGAGGGTGTTTCTGCACAATCAGCAAGTGATAGTGTTACAAAAGAGAATGACTTGTTCGAAACTGAAAGCATAGTAACTTTGAGTAGAACTGGGATAGAGAATTTGACAAAGTTGGAGAACCGAAAAGAACCATGGATTGTTGTACTTTATGCACCATGGTGCCAATTCTGCCAGGGTATGGAAGAATCATATGTGCAGTTGGGAGAGAAATTAAAGGACAGTGGAGTGAAGGTCGGAAAGTTCAGGGCGGATGGGGATCAGAAGGAATATGCTCAAAAGGAGCTTCAATTGGGGAGCTTACCTACAATACTGTTCTTCCCTAAACACTCCTCACAACCTATCAAGTACCCTTCTGAAAAACGCGATGTTGATTCCTTGATGGCTTTTGTGAATGCTCTCAGATGA